AACAGAATGAAACTACGGCAATTGTATGGATGTTGCTGACTGCGGAAAAACATCGACGAGATAATTTCATTTTTTCGTCACAGGGTGGGTTTTTTCACTTGACAGGGAGCCTTCAAATGGGTGACCCCAAATGATTCCGTGTCGGTGAAAAGCGTGGAAGCTACTATGTCCTGGCGGAAAGAAAATGAGCCATGTTTGAGACATATGAGACATCCCGCTCTATGCTCTGCATCACGAGACAGTCTTTCAAGTTATGGGACAATTATGGGACATATGAGACATGAAGGCCCGCAGGTTGGCCTGAATGTTCTTCGAAAAACCGAAGCGTTAACTGAGAACCTGTTGGGCAAGGTGAGTCGTTTTGCCCAACCTACGCGACTCGCGGAACTGCCGCATTAGGAAATAACATGCCAGAGACCATCCTCATAGTAGACGATGATGAGAGCGTGCGGAACAATCTCGCCGACGTGATGCAGGTCGAGGGATACGAGGTCGTGACCGTTGCGTCGGCGCGGTGGATTGGCGATCAAAAGCCGCTGGAGGTCCCTGAATGCGATCTCCACTGAGCCCGGAACTTTTAAGCAGTTTGGCCCATCCAAATCATTTCCTTTAAGGAGTGTTTTCATGAACAGATTGTATTCAGTCGCCATTCTCGCGATATTCGTTCTGCACGCCGCAACGGCCGCTGCGGACAGCAGGAGTAGACTCCAGGCGGCGGGCGACATCATTACCGACCTTTTGCCGCTGGCGGCGTTAGGGACCGCGTATTTCAAGGGCGACAGCGACGGGGGAAAGCAGTGGCTGCGCGACACGGTGCTCCATGAGGTCCTCTATACCGGCCTTGTCCTCGGCTTCAACGAAACCAGCCTTGGTAAGCGGCCGAACGGCGGTCCCTACAGTTTTCCGTCCGGACACGCCGGCTTCGTGTTTGCGCAGGCCGGATTCCTGCAGGAGCGCTACGGCTGGAGGTATGGCGCGCCGGCCCTGTTGCTGGCAGCTACCGTGAGCTATATCCGTGTCGACATACGCAAGCATCACTGGCGCGATGTCATCGCCGGCGGTGCGCTGGGCTACGGCTGCGCCTGGCTCACGGTAACTCCCCTGAATGCGATCCATCTGGCGCCGATCATTGGGCCGGACTGGCTGGGTATTCGTTATGAGCGATCATTCTGAGCAGTCGGGATAGCAATGGAGGACTTACGTTGGATTATAAATTTCTTGCTGGGTTTAAACGCACCTCTTATTATCATTCGCTCGGTCGTGCTTCATGTATGATATGAGATATATCGAAAGGAAGAACAGTGCCTAATAAGCGGCTCAAGACCGACGCGCAAAAACGCGCGTCTTAGCCGATCCCGTGAGAATGAGCCATGCCTGAATCCAAAACCGCACGTCTCACTCGCGCAAGGAACCCTATGCCCGCATTCATT
The window above is part of the Nitrospirota bacterium genome. Proteins encoded here:
- a CDS encoding phosphatase PAP2 family protein; this translates as MNRLYSVAILAIFVLHAATAAADSRSRLQAAGDIITDLLPLAALGTAYFKGDSDGGKQWLRDTVLHEVLYTGLVLGFNETSLGKRPNGGPYSFPSGHAGFVFAQAGFLQERYGWRYGAPALLLAATVSYIRVDIRKHHWRDVIAGGALGYGCAWLTVTPLNAIHLAPIIGPDWLGIRYERSF